The Nocardia sp. NBC_01329 sequence GGCACCTGCACCCTGTTGATCACCGGTGATCACGGAATGATCCACGCCGACAACGTTATCGATATCGACGCGCGCGAAGCACTCCACCGCGGCGTACGCCTCGTCGCGGGCGAGGCACGGGTCCGCCACATCTACCTCGAAGACCCCGCGGCATCCGCCGACGCACTCGACACCTGGCGGGCCGAACTGTCGGTACACGCCTGCGTGGCGAGCCGCGAACAGGCGCTGGACGAGCACTGGTTCGGCCGCACCCCGCCGAATCCGGTGATCACGCACCGAATCGGAGATCTCCTCGCGGTCGCCGAGGGCCGCACGGTGCTGGTACGCCCGGACAGCGAGCCACTGGAATCGGCGATGGTCGGCCATCACGGCGCCCGGACCCCGGACGAACAACTGGTGCCCCTCATCTCCTCGCACTGACGACATCTCCCCGTACTGACGGCGAAGGACCACGACCCCGGCAGCGCCCGGGGCTCACTCCCCGCGACCGGCGCGCACCGATATCGCACCGACAGCGTCCGGATCGGGCCCGGGACCGGCGCTCGGCGAAACAACCAAGGTGACCACCCCCGCCACGGCCGTAGCCGCCACGGCGAACGCCACGAGTCCGGGCCAGCCGAACCACCCGACCGCGGCGGCGCCGAACGCGGTGCCCAGACTGCCGCCGACGAAGTACACGGCCATATAGGCGCTGTTGAACCGGGCCGGCGCGGCGGGTTCGATGGCCAATACCGCACTCTGGTTGGCCACCTGAGCCGCGAACAGGCCGGCATCGAACAAGCCGAGACAGATCAGCGTCACCACAACATTCGACAGGCCGAAGCCCAGTGCTGCCGCCGCGAGGCAGGCGAGCGCGAGGCCGGCCAGGATCACTCGCCGTGGCCCGACCCGATCGGTCCACGCTCCCGCGATCCGAGTCGCGACGACGCCGAGCAGGCCCGCGCACGCGTACCAGCCGATCCGCTCGGGTGTGTACGAGTACGGCGGCTCGGACAACGCGACCGCCAGCCCCGCCCAGATCGCACAGAACGCGAAGAACCACAGGGCGCCCCGCAGTGCCGCCCAGCGCAGTACGGCGAACCCGATGAGGAGCCCGGGAATTCCACGCACCGTCGCCAGATAACCCGCGCTCGCCCGACCCGCGGCGGCGGGCAGCGCGAACCGGGCGGCGATCGCCACCGCGGCACACGCCGCCGCGAAGACCAAAAGCATTGCCCGCCAGCCGATTGCGTCCGTCAACCAACCGCCGATTATGCGTCCCAGCAGGATTCCGGCCGAGATACCCGCGGTCACGGCGCCCAGCACCGTGGCACGCCGCCCGGGTTCGGCGAACCGCCCGGCCACCGAACTCAATTGCGCGCCGACCGCGGAGCCCGCCCCGATGAGCGTCAGCAGCACACCGAGTTGCCAGGGCGAATCCGCGGCGGCTCCCGCGACCAGAGCGGCTGCCAGCACCGCGAACTGGACCGCGACGACCGTCCTCGACCGGTACCGGTCGACCAGTGGCACCAGGAGCACGAGTCCCACCAGATATCCGACCGGCCCGCACGCGAGCACCACACCCATCGCGCCGAGCGAGGTGTGCAGTGATCCGGCCACCTCCGCGACAGCGGGTTGCAGGGGATAGGTTGTCGCGGTGCCGAGCGCGGCCGCGAGTGCCGTGAACCATACGACGGGCGTTCGCAGCACCGGAGCTCGAACGGCGGGAATCGGAACGTTTTCCATGTTTCAGACGCTAGGTACTCCGTGATCCCGACTCCGGCGGAAACCGGACCTCACCGTCGCTCCGCTCAGAAACGCCCGCCGCGGCTGATCCGCCGCGAACCACCCGACCCGCCGAAGGACCCCGCCCGATAGCCGCCGTGGCGCCCCGGGCCACCGGTCATTCCGCCGCGCAGCATGCTGTCGATCAGGATGCCGCCCAGGATCGCGCCGGTCCGAGCCGAACCCGAAGGCGGCCGCCCGATCTCCCAGGTCTGCACTCCGGCCTGTGCTTCCTGCAATGCGCGACCGCCGAGATCAGCGGCCGTGCGCGCATGGTCGAGCGCGGCGGCCGGGTCCGCGGTACGCAGCCGCTGCGCCTCGTCGAGATGGCGCTGGGCTTCCGACAGCCGAGTACGGGGCATCGCGTCCATCGCGCCCCGGCGGGTGGAGATGAAGTCGGTAGCCATCCGGACCTGAGTGGCGGCGTCGCCGAGAGCCCGGTCCAGTCGTCGCGCCAGATCTTCGACGGCCGTTTTCCGGTCGCCCGCCGCGGCCAGTGCGCGGTCCAGGGCCCCGTCGGCGCCGACCGCGTCGTGATAAACGCCCAGCGGGTCGGCCGCGGCGGCGGTATTCGCGTTCTCCAGCACACTGCGCGCGGCGGCGACGGCAGCGTCCAGCTCTTTGCCGCCGTGTTCGGTGAGTTCGGCGGCGGCATCTAGATCGCCACGCAACTCGTTCAGGGCGGCAGGCAGACCGGCCCGCGCCTGCTCGATATCGGTCGCGGCGCCGGCCACGGCGTCGAGCAGGGTGCGGGCCTGTCCGATCGCGCCTTCGGCTGCGCGGATATCGGCGACCGCGCCACCCTGTTCGCCGACCGGCCGGGCGATTTCCCGGCGCCCCGCACCGACGCATTCGTCGGCGAAGGCGATACGTTCCCGAGCCATGCCGACGTTGTCGGCGACAGCAGCGAGCACACTGGCCGGATAAGCGCCCGCGAGCCGGGTCAGTTCGGCCTCCGCGGCCGGGATCCGGCCGGTGAGGTCGACGATATCCCGGGTCAGCGCATCCAGCCGAGCCTCGGCATCGATGAGCAGATCGCGCATCGCGTCGAACTCGGCGACGCGGGCGTCGAGCTCACGGTCCGCGTGGCCGGCGGTGCCGATCAGATCGATCAGCAGTGCGCGCTGTTCGTCCGGTGTCTCCGGGACGGCGTCGTCGAGACGTTGCCGGATCGCGAACGCTTTCGCCGTGGCGGCACGCGCGTTCGCCAGCGCGGTGCGGAAGGTCAGCACCGCCGGATCACCGAACTCCCCCGCGGCCAGCTCCAGTTCCTCCGCGCTGGTCCGCACGGCGTTGTCGAGTTCGACGAGAACCTCCCGCGACCGCGCGTGCAGCGCCTCGAGGGGCAGAGCCGCGAGCGCGGCGGGATCGGTCGGGTCGGTCTCCCGCGCCTGCTCGAGTTCGGCCCGGTCGCGTGCCCGCCGCCGGTAACGCTGATACAACAGCAGCCCCGCCAGCGCGAGCAGGATCAGCGCGCCGATGAACAGGACCGGGCCCGGACTCACCCCGCCCCCGCTCATCGCCGAGTCGATTCCCTCGGCCGCGGCCACACCCGCATCGGCCCAGCGGTCCTCCCGCAGTGCGGGTTCGACCTGGTCTATGAGGATCCGGTCGACCTCGGATTCCCGTATACCGCCGGGAAGTTCGCCGTCGAAGGCGTAGGCGCGATCCCGTGTGGCCACGGCGAGTAGCAGATCCCGGTCGCCGAACCCGGATTGCCGGGCGGTCTGCGCGGCCCATTCCCGCGGGCCGGCACCGGCGAAATCACCGACATAGGCGACCCAGAGACGCACTGTGTGATCCACGTAGAGGGTGTCGACCGCCGCACGCACCCGCTCGGCGTCACCGCTGCCGAGCGCGCCGGCGGAATCGGTGACGTAGGTGTCCATCCGGGTGGGCGGCTCCGCCACGGCGCCGGGCGCGGCCACCGCGCCGGCGAGTGCCAGAAGGAGCACGAGCACGAACCACGTGATCCGGCGGAGCGGATTGTGCGAGGTCGGCATGCCACGAATGTAGCGTGCCCGCTGTCAGGAATTCGGGGGCTGCCTCGTTCAGGGAGTACGCGAACCAGACAGGAGCGAACCATGCAGCACCACATCGTCGTCCTCGGGGCCGGATACGCCGGAGCTTTCTCCGCCGGATACCTGGCCCGCCGACTCCACCCCGGCGACTTCGAGATCACTGTCGTCAACGCCGAGCCCGATTTCGTCGAGCGGCTGCGTCTGCATCAGCTCGCTGCCGGGCAGGAGCTGCGCCACCGGCGACTCGCGGAGGTATTCGCGGGCACCGGCATCCGGCTACGACTGGCGCGGGTGACCGCCGTCGACGCCGAGCACCGAACCATCACAGTCGCCGACGACGCGGGCGTCGACCGGCTCGGATACGACACCCTCCTCTACACGCTCGGCAGCACCGCCGCCGACCACGGCGTTCCCGGCGTCGATGAGCACGCATTCCACGTGGCCGGGCGGCCGTCCGCGCTGCGCCTGCGCACCCGCCTCGATGAACTGGGTGAGAACGAACTGGGTGAGGACGGGAGGGTACTGGTAGTCGGTGGCAACCTGACCGCGATCGAGGCTGCCACCGAGATCGCCGAATCCCGTCCGGGACTCCGGGTGGACCTCGCCACCAGCGGCGAAGTGGGCGGCCTGCTGGGCACTGAGGCCCGCCGGCACCTGCTGCGTGCCTTCGACCGGTTCGGTATCACGGTCCACGAGCACACCACCATCGAGCGCGTCGAGCCGTCGGCGGCCGTCGCCGCCGACGGCACCGTTTTCGTCTCCGACGCGACTGTGTGGACCGCCGGGTTCGCGGTGGCACCGATCGCCGCCACCGGCGGTCTCGAAGTGGTGTCCAACGGCCAGATCAGAGTCGACCGTCAGATGCGGTCGGTATCGCACCCGGATGTGTACGTCGCCGGGGACAGCGCCTTCGTCATCGGCGACAACGGCCGCCCGTTGCCGATGTCCTGCGCTTCCGCGGGATACACCAGCATGCAGGCGACCGCCGCGATCATCGGGGACCGCACCGGACGCAGGATCTCGACGACCTCGCTGTCGTATGTCGGCAACCACATCAGCCTCGGCCGGAAAGACGGGATCTTCCAGTTGGTCGACGGTGCGGCGCGACCGAAGTCGTGGGCCCTACGTGGCCGGACGGCGGCCCGGGTCAAGTCGGCGATCCTGGACACTGCCGTCTGGACTCTGCGCCACCCGACCTTCGGAAAGCCGAGTCACAAATACCGCGCGACCACCGCTCGAGAGCACTCGACCGACGTGGTCGCCGCCTAGAGTCACGCTCGTGGACACTGCCACCGTCGCACGTTTCGAGGCCAGTCGGAATCGGCTGGCCTCGCTCGCCTACCGTCTACTCGGCTCGGCAGCCGATGCCGAGGACACCGTGCAGGACGCTTTTCTGCGGTGGCAGGCGGCCGATCAGGGGTACATCGAGGTACCCGAGGCATGGCTGACCAAGATCGTCACCAATCTGGCGCTCGACCGACTCCGGTCGGCGCAGGTGCGGCGCGAACGGGCGGTCGGTACCTGGATACCCGAGCCACTTCTCGACGGCGACCCGATGCTGGGCCCGGCCGACACCGTAGAACAGCGCGAATCGGTGACCTTGGCGGTGCTGACGCTCATGGAGCGGCTGTCGCCGGTCGAGCGGGCGGTCTACGTGCTGCGCGAGGCCTTCGCATACAGCCACGCCGAAATAGCCGAGATTCTCGGCATCACCGCGTCGGGAAGTCAGCAACACACCCACCGGGCCAGGCACAGAATCGCCGCCGCCGGCAGCCGCACCGGCATCGACCGTGCCGCCGCGCGGCGAATTGTCGAGGCGTTCGTGGACGCCGCCTCCTCGGGCCGGACCGAACAGCTGGTGGCGCTGCTGACCGACGACGCGACCGGTATCTCCGACGGCGCCGGGCTGGGAACGGCCGCGAAGCTGATCCGGTATGCGACCCCCGAGCGGATCGCCCGCGCGTTTCGGGCCGGCTTCATTCCGTCTCCGGCCAAACGCAGACTGGCGGGGGGCTCGCCCTCGATCCATGCCGTCCTGGTCAACGGCTGCCCGGCCATGCTCGCCACGCTCGACGACCGGGTCCTGGGCATCGTGATCCTGGAGATGCGCGACGACAAGATCGCCGGCGTGCGCGGTATCGCCGCCACCGACCGGCTCGGGCGCCTCACCGCGCAATGGCAGCGGCAGGAGCACGACGACCCGCTGATCGAATCATGGTGACCGGCAGACCCCGCGACCACCCACGTCCGCACGACCGCACGGGCGGGAATTCCTTCTGGATTGTTCGTTCTCATCGAAGCTGACGCAGCTGAGCTGGAGTGCGTCACGTAGGTGAGAAAGTCTGGGCCGGAATGTTTCTCATGTAGTTGTCGCAGATCGTTGTTTGATCACGTGGAAAAGGTTCGGCGGCATGTGGCTCGGTTGGATGAGTGGTGGGCGGCTGCGCCAGTCACCAAGCGCGAAGCCTACGTGCATGACCTATTCGCACCGCTGCTGGTCGATGAGGAACTGCTGGGCGAGCTGACCAGGTGAGCGCTGTGGCCGCATTGAAGCGCGAGCCGGTCAGAGGCTGGTTCACGCTCGGTCCAGCAAGATCCAATGGCGAAACACCTCGGATCCGAGCCCAGCAGCAGCCATGACCAGTGGCCAGTTCGCCACTCGAGATTCCTCACCCCAGGCCAAGCCACTCGCTCCGCAGGACGAATAACTGACACAGGACACCGGAACCGAGGGCGATGACGTCCTACAGCACGGCGCGGACGTCCACAAACTCTATGGCGGCCCGGGCAGGAACGCCGTCCGCCAGAACCGACCACAGCCACCATGTCAACCCCTGGCCTCCGGTGGCAGGCTGATCTGGAGGCTCGCCATCGTGGAGAGCAGCGTCGTCACCCGGTCGGGGTCTTCGTGGTAGGTCCAGGTGTCGGGGTCGGCCAGCAGTGCAGTGAGTTCCGCTCCGGCCACCCGGTGGCCGCGCTCGTGCGCCGGCCATTCGGGGCCGCTGTACACCTCGACGTACCCCTGTGCGTCCCAGCGGGCGATGATCTCGGAGAAGACAGGAACGTGCTGCTTCCAGATCTCCTCGTCCTCGCTCTCCGTCCAGTCCGCCAGGACCGACCACAGATGAGACATCTCCCTGGCATTGATCCGCACGCACTCTTCTTCGTCTGTGAGCCAATCCACCGTGAGTCGCTCCGCCTTGCCCGCCACCCAATGCTCTGATCGCCCAGAGCCGGGTTGCCTTCGATCGAGATCCATCCCTTCCTGGTACTCGAGGTACGGCTCTTGGTGGTCCAACCGCCGAGACGCCGTACTCCCGAACTCGGCACGTTACGTCAGATACGTGAGAATCTGCGTCAGGTTCGATGAGAACGAACATGGATGTAGTCCGGACGGGCGTCCCCGCCGACAGCCATCGCTCGACCTGCGATGGGATCTACCGGTCGAGCGATGGCCGGGACGCTGGATCAGCGGGTGACGGTCACACCGACACCCGGCGGTGCCGCGATCGGCTGATCGATGATGATCGACAGCGTCGATCCCGGCTCCTGCGCGGCACGACCGGCGTATTCGCCGATGTTCTCGCCGAGCCGCTGCTTCGCCTCCGCGGTGAAGTTGGGCGGTAGTGCGCCCAACACCGGGCCGAGGTTCAGAGTGTCGATCATTCGCGCCTCGGTATCGGTGAGATTCACGGTGACGGCGTCGTCGGATCGATCGATCGACAATGCCGAAGCCGGGCCGCTACCGAGGACGAGGCAGCCGGCCGAGGCCGCGAGGACGAACAATGGAAGATGGAATCGCACGATGAACTCCTGAATGTGTGTCGATCGGATTGTCCGCTCTGCTCTTTCGTCGCCCCGAGCAGCGGATGGCAGCCCCCTCGCCCGCTGGACAGGGCAACAGGTCGAGCGGGATGAGAAGACTGTTTCCGCGCATCACGTCAGCACCCCCGCTGTCTCCGCGATCGCACAGCCTTTTTGTCGGGCCGGCTTCTACCGGTCGGCGGGCAACGACGCGCCGACCCGGCGACGGTCTGTCACCTGCGGCAAACGCAGAGGCGTAGCAGAATTTCTCCCCCGGTCACGGCCGCATCGGCCGTCGGATGCGCCCTCGGCGACCCACCACGCACCGAACCCGGCAGTCCCACACCGAGACCCATGACGAGCAGTGCGGTCGGCCACAGGTCATCGAGCCGCGGCCGCGGTACGGCGGCGCGCAGGCAGGCGTACCGGCAATGCACGGACTGCCCGCCGGTCTCGCCCTGCCGGTCGGTTTCGGGTTCGGGTTCGGATTCGGCCGAATCGATTTCCGCAACAAGGGAAGAAGCGTGCGAAACATAGGTGGTCTCACGCGGATCGACCATCCGGCCGTCGCGGACCTCCAGCGTCAGCACCACAGCGGTGAGTATGAGCACGAGCACCCGCAGCAGCCTCGGCGCCCGCGCGATATGCCTCACAGTCGCCGATACTAGCCGACTGCCAATGCGCCCGGTTTATCCGGTTCTCTTCGACTCGGGGAACGAATTAGTCTATGCCCCAACAAAGTACCGGCGTTAACTATTCGGCCGGGTTCGTCGCCGTCTTCGAGGCGGAGAACTCTCATCCACGGCGCGTAGGCCCCAGCTCGCGATCTCACCAAGGTGTTCGCGCGTGAGTGCGCTCGCCGTTTCCATACCGAATCAATCCGATGCCGGACCGGCCCCGGCCTCGATGCTCGCGCGGAGTCCGAGGATCTCGGCTTCCTGAGCCCGGAGGCGGGCGATTCCAGCGTCCAATTGGCTTGCCCGCTCGTCGAGTTGCGCCAACGCGGCTTTCCGATCAGCATCGGAGGCGCCGGCGGGATCGATGCATGCGACCTGCAGTATCGCGGATGCCTCGGACAGCGACAGACCGGATGCCAACAAGCAACGTATGTGGTCCACGATCTGAACATCGTCGGGGCGGTAGTTCCGGTACCCGTTGGAGTCACGTTCGGGCGAGAGAATCCCGGCGCCCTCGTAGTGCCGGAGCATTCGCGGGCTCGCCCCGGTGGCATGGCTCAAATCGCGTATCCGCATCCAGCTGCCTCTCCTTGACATTGACGTCAGTGTCATACTCTAGTTTGGCCTGCATGACGAACAAAAGCAGTCGACCGAAGGTGATGCTCGTAGTTGCGCATCCGGACCACGACTCGGCTACCTGGGCCATTGCACGGGCCATCGAGCAGGGCATCGAGTCCGATGGAAACATCACCGCCATAACCCATGACTTGGTGACATCCGGTTTCGACCCGGTCTACCGAAAGGCAGATCTGGCGCATCACCGAGGGCTTTCGGAACTTCCGGCCGACGTCGGACGGGAGCAGGAACTGCTCGAATCGGCCGATGTGACCGTCGTCCTCTTTCCGGTCTACTGGTGGTCAATGCCGGCCCTCGCCAAAGGCTGGTTCGACCGAGTATTCGGGGCCTACGACGATGTTTCGCACGGTAGTCCGAGCGTGGTGAAGCAACTACATCTCGTCGCAAGTGCTGGTCTCGGTGAAGGTACGTTCGCCCGGCACGGATACAAGACGGCGCTGACGACTCAGACGATGCACGGCATCGCCGACTACTCGCAGATCGGCGCCTCATCCATCGAATTTCTCTACGACACCGAGTCCAAGGACTCGGCAGTCCACGAACAACTGATCGCTCACGGATACAGAATCGGCGTCGCGATGGCCCAGCGTGCGCACAATGCGCACGACCCGGTCGCGGCCTGAGTGATCGAACGTCACAACGACCTCATCCGGTCGCCACGCAGGGTGACCTCGGCGCCGATCGGCATACCCTCGAGCAGTTCGAACTGCGCGATGGACTCGGTTGCCTTGCCGAGCGTGAGACACTGGCTTCGCGAAGGATCCAATGCCACAGGAGGGCTCGATGTTCGCGCTCGTAGTCAGGTTCGACCTAATGGATGCCGAGGCAGCCACGAGTTTCGACCGGCTGGTGGAAGAGACCGCCAAGGGAATCCGCGAGCTGGAACCGGGGACACTCGTCTACGCAACCCACACCGTGGCCGACGCGCCCTTGTCCCGCGTTTTCTACGAGGTGTATCGGGATCGGGAGGCTTTCGAGGAACACGAGCGGCAGCCACACACCCGCCGATTCCTGGCCGAGCGCGGCAATTACACCTCCGATTTCCGGGTCGAATTCCTCACACCCGTAGCGGCCGAAGGGCTGCCGGACTGAACGTCACAGCCGGTCGGTAATCCCGCACCACACAGCGAAGCCGGTCACCGTATCCACCTTCCGGGCCTCAGCGCGAACCAGCGCGCGCACCGTCTCGTGGACCATCGGGTTGTAGCGGGTCTGTGCTGGCGCAACCCGTCTCGCTTCCTGCAGTGCAGCCAGCGCCCTCGGCCGGTCCCCGAACAGCAGCCACGCGCGGGCCAAGTCCATGTGATGGTGTCCGTGCGGCATCCTGCACCACCTCGCCGACGGTCTCGACACCGCAGGGTTCGTCCGGGGCTGGGGGGAGATGCTGCCGCCCGGTTCGTTCCTGGTGCTGACCCACCTTTCCGACTTTGGCCCCGACGACCCTCTGCACCCGTATGCGACCGCGTGCCAGGATCGCTAGGTGAATCAGCTCGCTCTCCTTTCTGCGGCGGCGTGAAGCACGCGAAGGACCCGAGCCGCAGCTCGGGTCCTTCGCGATATTTATGATCAGCCGCCGGGCGAACCCGCCGGGCTCAGCTCACCAGGAGCTCTTGTGCACGCCCGGCAGCTCGCCGCGGTGCGCCATTTCCCGCAGGCACACACGGCACAGGCCGAACTTGCGGTACACCGCGTGCGGCCGGCCGCAGCGCTGGCAGCGGGTGTAGGCGCGCACAGCGAACTTCGGCTTACGGTTGGCCTTGTTGACCAGTGCTTTCTTGGCCATGTCTCAGTTCTCCTTGAACGGGAAGCCGAGGTGCTTCAGCAGGGCACGGCCTTCTTCGTTGTTGGTCGCGGTGGTGACAACGGTGATATCCATACCACGCGGGCGATCGATCTTGTCCACGTCGATCTCGTGGAACATCGACTGCTCGCTCAGACCGAACGTGTAGTTGCCGTTGCCGTCGAACTGTTTGGGCGACAGGCCGCGGAAGTCGCGGATACGGGGCAGGGCGATCGAGACCAGACGGTCCAGGAACTCCCACATCCGGTCGCCGCGCAAGGTGACCTTGGCGCCGATCGGCATACCCTCACGCAGCTTGAACTGCGCGATGGACTTGGTGGCCTTGCGGATCTGCGGCTTCTGGCCGGTGATCAGGGCCAGGTCCTCGATCGCGCCGTTGATCAGCTTCGCGTCGCGGGCGGCGTCACCGACACCCATGTTCACCACGACCTTGACCACGCCGGGGATCTGCATGACGTTCGGGTAGGAGAACTCGGTGTTCAGCGCGTCCTTGATCTCCGCACGGTAGCGCTGCTTCAGCCGAGGCTGGATCTTCTCGGTGGTGGTCATATCAGATGTCCTTCCCGTTCTTACGGGAGATCCGAACCCGCTTGCCGGTTTCTTCGTCGGTGCGGAAGCCGATCCGCGTCGGATTACCGTCCGAGTCGACGACCATCACGTTGGACACGTGGATGGGCGCTTCCTGGGTCACGATGCCGCCCGAGGAGGCGCCACGCAGGTTCGCGGAGTTCGCGACATGCTTCTTGATCCGGTTGACGCCCTCGACCAGGATCCGGTTGTCCTTCGGGAAAGCCTGGATGACCTTGCCCTTGGCGCCCTTGTCCTTGCCCGAGACGACGAGCACGGTATCGCCCTTGTGCACCTTCATGTCAGAGCACCTCCGGGGCCAGCGAAACGATCTTCATGAACTTCTTGTCACGCAGCTCGCGCCCGACCGGGCCGAAGATGCGGGTGCCGCGCGGATCGTTGTCCGGCTTGATGAGCACGGCGGCGTTCTCGTCGAAACGGATGTAGGAACCATCCGGACGGCGCCGCTCCTTGGTGGTGCGCACCACGACGGCCTTCACGACGTCACCCCGTTTGACGTTGCCGCCCGGGATGGCTTCTTTCACAGTGGCGACGATGACATCGCCGATACCGGCATAGCGGCGCGACGAACCACCGAGAACGCGGATGCAGAGAATCTCCTTGGCACCCGTGTTGTCGGCGACGCGCAGCCGCGACTCCTGCTGAATCACTTCAGCCTCCTCGACCTGGACGTAAAGCACGCCGGATTGCCGACCCGACGGGCATGGTCTGTCACCATTCGAACGCGCGCCTACCAGCGGTTCTTCTACGATCTCGACGATCAACCACCGGGGGTTCGCGGCCGAATCGCGGGCACTGAGCCCGCAGGCAACCGATCAAGGATAGCGAATCCGCAGCTCGGACCGAAATCGGGGAGGTGCTTATCGGTCCGTGTCTCCCGGCGCGACGCCGGGGTGGGGCGCCGGTAGCCTCATGGGGCCGGTTCGCCTATGAAGAGGTGCGGGTCCCGCATCGGGGAGAGGTTTCGTTGAAATCATCGGATCGTCGGTTGGTGCTCGATCGACGTGGGTTCCTGGTCGCCTTGGGGCTGGCCCCCGCGGCCGCGTGGCTGGCCTCATGTTCGGAGGCCCGACCCGTCG is a genomic window containing:
- a CDS encoding putative quinol monooxygenase, with amino-acid sequence MFALVVRFDLMDAEAATSFDRLVEETAKGIRELEPGTLVYATHTVADAPLSRVFYEVYRDREAFEEHERQPHTRRFLAERGNYTSDFRVEFLTPVAAEGLPD
- the rplN gene encoding 50S ribosomal protein L14 produces the protein MIQQESRLRVADNTGAKEILCIRVLGGSSRRYAGIGDVIVATVKEAIPGGNVKRGDVVKAVVVRTTKERRRPDGSYIRFDENAAVLIKPDNDPRGTRIFGPVGRELRDKKFMKIVSLAPEVL
- the rplE gene encoding 50S ribosomal protein L5 is translated as MTTTEKIQPRLKQRYRAEIKDALNTEFSYPNVMQIPGVVKVVVNMGVGDAARDAKLINGAIEDLALITGQKPQIRKATKSIAQFKLREGMPIGAKVTLRGDRMWEFLDRLVSIALPRIRDFRGLSPKQFDGNGNYTFGLSEQSMFHEIDVDKIDRPRGMDITVVTTATNNEEGRALLKHLGFPFKEN
- a CDS encoding MFS transporter, with translation MENVPIPAVRAPVLRTPVVWFTALAAALGTATTYPLQPAVAEVAGSLHTSLGAMGVVLACGPVGYLVGLVLLVPLVDRYRSRTVVAVQFAVLAAALVAGAAADSPWQLGVLLTLIGAGSAVGAQLSSVAGRFAEPGRRATVLGAVTAGISAGILLGRIIGGWLTDAIGWRAMLLVFAAACAAVAIAARFALPAAAGRASAGYLATVRGIPGLLIGFAVLRWAALRGALWFFAFCAIWAGLAVALSEPPYSYTPERIGWYACAGLLGVVATRIAGAWTDRVGPRRVILAGLALACLAAAALGFGLSNVVVTLICLGLFDAGLFAAQVANQSAVLAIEPAAPARFNSAYMAVYFVGGSLGTAFGAAAVGWFGWPGLVAFAVAATAVAGVVTLVVSPSAGPGPDPDAVGAISVRAGRGE
- a CDS encoding MerR family transcriptional regulator, with the protein product MRIRDLSHATGASPRMLRHYEGAGILSPERDSNGYRNYRPDDVQIVDHIRCLLASGLSLSEASAILQVACIDPAGASDADRKAALAQLDERASQLDAGIARLRAQEAEILGLRASIEAGAGPASD
- a CDS encoding NAD(P)/FAD-dependent oxidoreductase, whose translation is MQHHIVVLGAGYAGAFSAGYLARRLHPGDFEITVVNAEPDFVERLRLHQLAAGQELRHRRLAEVFAGTGIRLRLARVTAVDAEHRTITVADDAGVDRLGYDTLLYTLGSTAADHGVPGVDEHAFHVAGRPSALRLRTRLDELGENELGEDGRVLVVGGNLTAIEAATEIAESRPGLRVDLATSGEVGGLLGTEARRHLLRAFDRFGITVHEHTTIERVEPSAAVAADGTVFVSDATVWTAGFAVAPIAATGGLEVVSNGQIRVDRQMRSVSHPDVYVAGDSAFVIGDNGRPLPMSCASAGYTSMQATAAIIGDRTGRRISTTSLSYVGNHISLGRKDGIFQLVDGAARPKSWALRGRTAARVKSAILDTAVWTLRHPTFGKPSHKYRATTAREHSTDVVAA
- a CDS encoding TPM domain-containing protein, with the translated sequence MPTSHNPLRRITWFVLVLLLALAGAVAAPGAVAEPPTRMDTYVTDSAGALGSGDAERVRAAVDTLYVDHTVRLWVAYVGDFAGAGPREWAAQTARQSGFGDRDLLLAVATRDRAYAFDGELPGGIRESEVDRILIDQVEPALREDRWADAGVAAAEGIDSAMSGGGVSPGPVLFIGALILLALAGLLLYQRYRRRARDRAELEQARETDPTDPAALAALPLEALHARSREVLVELDNAVRTSAEELELAAGEFGDPAVLTFRTALANARAATAKAFAIRQRLDDAVPETPDEQRALLIDLIGTAGHADRELDARVAEFDAMRDLLIDAEARLDALTRDIVDLTGRIPAAEAELTRLAGAYPASVLAAVADNVGMARERIAFADECVGAGRREIARPVGEQGGAVADIRAAEGAIGQARTLLDAVAGAATDIEQARAGLPAALNELRGDLDAAAELTEHGGKELDAAVAAARSVLENANTAAAADPLGVYHDAVGADGALDRALAAAGDRKTAVEDLARRLDRALGDAATQVRMATDFISTRRGAMDAMPRTRLSEAQRHLDEAQRLRTADPAAALDHARTAADLGGRALQEAQAGVQTWEIGRPPSGSARTGAILGGILIDSMLRGGMTGGPGRHGGYRAGSFGGSGGSRRISRGGRF
- the rplX gene encoding 50S ribosomal protein L24 produces the protein MKVHKGDTVLVVSGKDKGAKGKVIQAFPKDNRILVEGVNRIKKHVANSANLRGASSGGIVTQEAPIHVSNVMVVDSDGNPTRIGFRTDEETGKRVRISRKNGKDI
- a CDS encoding sigma-70 family RNA polymerase sigma factor gives rise to the protein MDTATVARFEASRNRLASLAYRLLGSAADAEDTVQDAFLRWQAADQGYIEVPEAWLTKIVTNLALDRLRSAQVRRERAVGTWIPEPLLDGDPMLGPADTVEQRESVTLAVLTLMERLSPVERAVYVLREAFAYSHAEIAEILGITASGSQQHTHRARHRIAAAGSRTGIDRAAARRIVEAFVDAASSGRTEQLVALLTDDATGISDGAGLGTAAKLIRYATPERIARAFRAGFIPSPAKRRLAGGSPSIHAVLVNGCPAMLATLDDRVLGIVILEMRDDKIAGVRGIAATDRLGRLTAQWQRQEHDDPLIESW
- a CDS encoding type Z 30S ribosomal protein S14, whose amino-acid sequence is MAKKALVNKANRKPKFAVRAYTRCQRCGRPHAVYRKFGLCRVCLREMAHRGELPGVHKSSW
- a CDS encoding NAD(P)H-dependent oxidoreductase; this encodes MTNKSSRPKVMLVVAHPDHDSATWAIARAIEQGIESDGNITAITHDLVTSGFDPVYRKADLAHHRGLSELPADVGREQELLESADVTVVLFPVYWWSMPALAKGWFDRVFGAYDDVSHGSPSVVKQLHLVASAGLGEGTFARHGYKTALTTQTMHGIADYSQIGASSIEFLYDTESKDSAVHEQLIAHGYRIGVAMAQRAHNAHDPVAA